The stretch of DNA TGGGCATCGGTGCCCTGAAACCGAAAGGCTCACCACCGGAGAAAGGAAGGGAATAAGCATGGATTTTCTCAAGCGCTCACTGGCCCCCATCACCGAGGCCGCCTGGGAGGCTATTGACGACGAGGCCCGCCGCGTCCTGAGCATCAACCTCACCGCCCGCCAGGTGGTGGATGTGGCCGGTCCTAAGGGACTGGACTTCGCCGCCGTCTCCCTGGGCCGCCTGGAAGTGCCCGACAAGGAGGCCGCCGCAGGCGTCCGCTACGGCATCCCCCAGGTGCAGCCCCTAGTCGAGCTGCGAGCCTCCTTCGAACTGAATATCTGGGAACTGGACAACATCGAGCGGGGTGCCAAGGACCTGGACCTGTCCAGCCTCACCGAGGCCGCCCGGCGCCTGGCCCACTTTGAAGACCAGACTGTCTACTGTGGCTTTAAGCCCGCTAAGCTCCCCGGCCTGTGTGAAGTCAGCACTCACAAACCGCTGTCAATCACCAACGACGCCAGGACCTACCCGGAACGGGTCAGCCAGGCCATCCTGCTGCTGCGCAACGCCGGTGTGGAAGGCCCCTACGCCCTGGTCCTGGGAGATGCCCCCTACCTGGCCCTGACCGCCGCCGGCCCCAACTACCCGCTGCTAAAAACAGTGGAACACCTCCTAGATGGACCGGTCATCCACACTGCCGTTCTGAAAGGCGGGTTTCTGGTTTCCACCCGCGGCGGCGACCTGGAACTCACTCTCGGCCAGGACCTGGCCATCGGCTACGAGACCCACGACACCAAGACGGTGCGCCTCTACCTGACCGAGTCCTTCACCTTCCAGGTATTGACGCCCGAGGCGGCGGTCTGCCTGGATTTAAAGGAGAAATAGAGCTCCCGGCCTACTGATTTAATCACCGCCGGATGCCATTAAATTCACCTCGCAGCAACTAACCCGCGAGGTGAACCATGTATAGCCGTACCCTCCAAGGCAGCGTCCGAAACCTGACCCTGGACAGCACCCTGCTCAAGGGCAACCCACTGGGCGATCCCCACGTCCGCACTTTCCCGGTCTACCTGCCGCCGGTGTACGACCACGGCAACGCGCGCTACCCGGTGATCTACGCCCTGGCGGGCTTCACCGGGACGGGTCTGAACATGGCCGGCTTCTCGGTCTGGGAGGAGAACCTCCCCGAGCAGCTGGACGGCCTGATCGTCAACAGCGGCTGCCCGCCCGCTATCCTGGTCATGCCCGACTGCTTCACCCGCCTGGGGGGCAGCCAGTACGTCAATTCCAGCGCCACCGGCCCCTACGAGGACTACCTCATCACCGAGGTTATCCCCTTCATTGACGGCCAGCTGCGCACAGTGTCAGACCGGGAGCACCGGGGTGTCACCGGCAAGTCCAGCGGCGGCTACGGCGCCCTCACAATGGCTATGAAGCACCCCGACACCTTCGCCGCGGCTGCCTGCCACAGCGGCGACATGTACTTCGAGTACTGCTACCTGCGGGAATTCCCCAAGGCGGTGGATGCACTCATTCAATATGGTGGCGTGGAGGGCTTCCTAAAGGAATTCGCCGGAGCGGTCAAGAAAGGCCCGCTCATCCCAACCCTGAACATTCTGGCCATGGCGGCGGCCTACTCGCCGGATGGGGAGGACTACTGGCTGCCTTTTACCCTGCCGAGCGGGGAGCTGGTGCCCGAAATCTGGGAGCGCTGGCTGGCACACGATCCCGTGCGCATGGTTGAGCGTGGGAACCATGCGGAGGCGCTGCGGCGTCTCAAACTGCTTTACCTCGACGCCGGCGAAAAGGACGAGTTCGCCCTCCACCTGGGCGCGCGCATATTCGTGGAGCGCCTGAAAGACCTGGAGATCCCCTACCACTACGAGGAATTTTCGGACGGGCACTTCGGGATCAACTACCGGTACAAGACCAGCCTGGAACTGCTGGCTAAGGCGCTGACTGGAAACCCTTGATCCCCTCCCTGCCCAAAGCGACACCCACCTGGTTACGCCGGCCCGCACCCGCAGCATCAAGCTGCTACTGTTAAGGTAGGCCGTACCGCCGCTGCGCCCTTATCGGAATCCGCAGTTGCCCTTAGCCTAGCCCTGAGTCCTGACTTTACGTCGGGATCGAAGGGGAGCAGGATTCATTGCTCGCCCATAGGGCAACCCCTCGCAACTAGAGCTTGACTCATAGCACCCCCAACCGGTAAGCTAGCGCGCTTTTCGAAATGCGAATCACAGTGAATTAGGCACAACAGACTGATGGTCGAGAAAGCTAAAGACGGATATGCCATAGTGGACTTCGCCGGTAAGCAGTTCCGGGTAGAGGCGGGCCAGGAGCTCAAGGTCCCCCATACTGATGGTGAGGCTGGCGCCAACCTGCAGCTGGAGCGGGTGCTGCTGCTCCATGACGGCGGCACTACCCTTTTCGGCCAGCCGACGGTAGCCGGGGCCGCGGTGGACGCCACCATCCTGGGGCACGGCCGGGACCGGAAAATCACCGTCTTCAAGTTCCGCCGCCGCAAGGGCTACCGCAAAAAGACCGGTCACCGGCAGGATTACAGCCTTCTGCGCATCAACGCCATCAACCTGGTCCAGGCCAGCCCCGCCGCCGAAGCCCCGACTGAAGAGGTGCCCACCCAACCCGCACCCAAGAAGCCCGCCGGGAAGGCCGCCGCACCGAAGAAGACCACCACTGTGAAAAAGACAGCTGTGACCAGGAAAACGACTACCACTAAAAAGTCAGCAGGCGCAAAAAAAGCGACCACCAGCGGTAAGTCGGCCGCAGCTAAAAAGACTGCCGCCAAACCGGCCTCCAAGAAGAAAACCGGCGGCAGCTAAAAACGAAACTTTGAACTAGAAACCTGAAACTCATAACTAGTAACTTATAACCATGGCACACAAGAAAGGCGTAGGCAGTTCCAAAAACGGACGCGACAGCCTCAGCAAGCGACTGGGGGTCAAGCGCTTTGGCGGCCAGTTGGTGACCGCCGGCTCCATCCTGGTACGCCAGCGAGGCACCAAATTTCATCCCGGCCGGAACGTAGGCCTGGGAGGTGACGATACCCTCTTCTCAAAAATCGATGGCGTTGTTAAATTCGAGCGTAAAGGGCGAATGAAAAAGCTCGTTTCCGTATATCCGCCCACATGACTGAACTAATCCTATGATCATGCCCCGCAGGCTACCCTCCGACCCCCCATCCCCCTGGCCTGTGGGGTTACTTATTTCCAACCAAAGGAGTACCCTATGAAAATCACCGTCGTAGGTGCCGGACACGTCGGCGCCACCACCTCCCAGCGACTGGCCCAGCACCAACTGGGTGAGGAAGTCATCCTGGTCGATATTGTGGAAGGTATCCCCCAGGGTAAGGCCCTGGATATGTACGAATCAACTCCCGTCCTCGGCTCCGATACCAGACTCATCGGGACCAACGATTACAAAGACGCCGCCGGTTCGTTCATTACCGTCATCACCGCCGGCCAGCCCCGGACACCGGGCATGAGCCGCGATGACCTGCTCATGGCCAACCACAAAATCGTCAGCGAGGTCACCAAACAGGTGATGAAACACTCTCCCGATACCATCCTCATCGTGGTGACCAACCCCCTGGACGTCATGTGCAGCGTCGCCTATGCCAACAGCGGGCTGCCCTCCCACAAGGTCATCGGCATGGCCGGCATCCTGGACTCCACCCGTTTCCGCTCCTTCATTGCCATGGAGCTGAATGTCTCGGTTAAAGATGTCCAGGCGCTGGTGCTGGGCGGCCACGGCGATTCCATGGTGCCCCTGGTCCGCTACACCACCGTCGCCGGCATACCCATCAGCGAACTCATTGAGGCCAAGCGCGTCGAAGAGATCGTCCAGCGCACCCGGGACGGCGGCATCGAGATCGTCAATTACCTGAAGACCGGCTCGGCCTACTACGCCCCCGCCGCCGCAGTGGCCGAAATGGTGGAGTCCATGATCAAGAACCAGCGCCGGGTCCTCCCCTGCTCCGCCCTGCTAAACGGCGAGTACGGCGTGGAGGGCATCTTCATGGGCGTGCCTTGCATTCTCGGCAAAAACGGCCTGGAGAAGATCATCGAGCTGGACATCACCGACGACGAAAAGGCGGCCCTGAGGAAGTCGGCCGACCATGTGAAAGGTGTCCTCGACCGCCTCAACCTGTAGTCTGCCGACACCCTACCAAAATCAGGGCGCCCTCCTTTGCTCGTGCAGGGGAGGGCGTCCTGCTTTTACCGCTCAACATCTCTATGCTCTTAAGCGGCAATAGCTTCACGGCCAGTCGCAAGCTTGTGCTGCAGAGGTAAGCTAGTCCCAGCAGCACCGTCATCATACTTCGTCAGGCCTTTGGCGTGAGCTCAGGCGAACGCTCAGTGCGACGACTGAATTGGCTAGCCCTGACGGCTAAGGGCTAAAGGCTAACAGTGTCACCCAGCACACTATATTTTCCTGCCAATCGCGCCACCCGGTTGTAATTTTCCCCGGTTGAAATTTTACCAGACAGTAACTTATTGTTCAGCCGAAATCCATGACAACCAACACCCTACAGGGCCAGTCTAAGCAATTGTGAAGGGCGGAACGTGGACGAGAAAACGGTCGCACTAATCCGATCTGCGCAAGGCGGCGATCAGCACGCGTTCCACCAGTTAGTAGCCATGTATGATGCGAAAATCATGGCCCTGGCACTGCAACTGCTGAAGAACAAGGAAGATGCTGAAGACATTTATCAAGAAGTTTTTATCAAGGTCTGGAAGAGTCTCGGTTCTTTCGAATTCAAGAGCGATTTCTATACCTGGCTCTATCGCATTACATCCAATACCTGCTTCAGCTACCGCAGCGGCCGACATCGGCATCACCTGGACAACATCTCCCTGGAAGAGGGCTACCACGATGCCTACACCGATGAGATTCAGAAGCGCACCGAACAGCAGCAGCATATCATTGATGCCGTGGATGCCCTGCCCCCGAAGCAGAAGACCGTTTTCGTCATGCGCTACTACCAGGGACACAAGATTAAGGACATTGCCACACTCCTGGGTTGCACCCCTGGTACCATCAAGCGGTACCTACACCGGGCAACCCTCAAACTGAGGAAGGATTTGGCGGCTTATGCCTAGACAAGTTCAACGCAACACCGATCTGAGCGAGAAGCGGCTCCGGGAGATCTTCGCCGAGATTAAGCCGGTCTACCGAGTCGATGAGGCGTGGCTGCAGACTCAGCGGGTGAAGCTCAAGGGTGCCATTGCCGTGACCGCAGAGGCTGGCCTGCTGGTGCGTTTCTGGGAGCGGCTCCAGCTGTGGTGGGAGGAACTGCCCTACCTGTGGGCTCCGGCCCGGCCAGCACTGGCGTGGGCGGCCGCCCTCGTCGTGGGCATCCTCATCGGACGCTTTCTCCTGCTCGGCCCCAGCGCCCCCGGCCTGTCCCTCGCCGACGAAGACGTCAGCCGCTTCACCCATCAACAATTGGCTGAACTCATCCGCACCGGCCAGCTGGAGGATATCGACGTGAACCTCTCGGACGATCCCCAGAACCCGGTGGAGCTGAACCTGGTAACCGGCCGGGAGATGACGCTCACCGGTACTGCCGAGCGCGAGGATATCCTGGCCGCCCTGGAGTACGTGTTGGTGAAAGATCCCAATCCCGGCCAGCGCCTCCAGTCGGCCCGCATCCTGGGCGGCACTTCCCAACTGGAAAGCAAGAAG from Candidatus Neomarinimicrobiota bacterium encodes:
- a CDS encoding HEAT repeat domain-containing protein, which gives rise to MPRQVQRNTDLSEKRLREIFAEIKPVYRVDEAWLQTQRVKLKGAIAVTAEAGLLVRFWERLQLWWEELPYLWAPARPALAWAAALVVGILIGRFLLLGPSAPGLSLADEDVSRFTHQQLAELIRTGQLEDIDVNLSDDPQNPVELNLVTGREMTLTGTAEREDILAALEYVLVKDPNPGQRLQSARILGGTSQLESKKSTLMALVSALLSDENAGVRLSIIGSLQGIQSPLIKDALIKVVMEDENEGVRLAAVKNLANFLDDLSVRSALLLVSRMDPMESVRYQAYQTLSQVTESLEEERLDLQP
- the mdh gene encoding malate dehydrogenase — its product is MKITVVGAGHVGATTSQRLAQHQLGEEVILVDIVEGIPQGKALDMYESTPVLGSDTRLIGTNDYKDAAGSFITVITAGQPRTPGMSRDDLLMANHKIVSEVTKQVMKHSPDTILIVVTNPLDVMCSVAYANSGLPSHKVIGMAGILDSTRFRSFIAMELNVSVKDVQALVLGGHGDSMVPLVRYTTVAGIPISELIEAKRVEEIVQRTRDGGIEIVNYLKTGSAYYAPAAAVAEMVESMIKNQRRVLPCSALLNGEYGVEGIFMGVPCILGKNGLEKIIELDITDDEKAALRKSADHVKGVLDRLNL
- the rplU gene encoding 50S ribosomal protein L21, with amino-acid sequence MVEKAKDGYAIVDFAGKQFRVEAGQELKVPHTDGEAGANLQLERVLLLHDGGTTLFGQPTVAGAAVDATILGHGRDRKITVFKFRRRKGYRKKTGHRQDYSLLRINAINLVQASPAAEAPTEEVPTQPAPKKPAGKAAAPKKTTTVKKTAVTRKTTTTKKSAGAKKATTSGKSAAAKKTAAKPASKKKTGGS
- a CDS encoding RNA polymerase sigma factor translates to MDEKTVALIRSAQGGDQHAFHQLVAMYDAKIMALALQLLKNKEDAEDIYQEVFIKVWKSLGSFEFKSDFYTWLYRITSNTCFSYRSGRHRHHLDNISLEEGYHDAYTDEIQKRTEQQQHIIDAVDALPPKQKTVFVMRYYQGHKIKDIATLLGCTPGTIKRYLHRATLKLRKDLAAYA
- a CDS encoding alpha/beta hydrolase yields the protein MYSRTLQGSVRNLTLDSTLLKGNPLGDPHVRTFPVYLPPVYDHGNARYPVIYALAGFTGTGLNMAGFSVWEENLPEQLDGLIVNSGCPPAILVMPDCFTRLGGSQYVNSSATGPYEDYLITEVIPFIDGQLRTVSDREHRGVTGKSSGGYGALTMAMKHPDTFAAAACHSGDMYFEYCYLREFPKAVDALIQYGGVEGFLKEFAGAVKKGPLIPTLNILAMAAAYSPDGEDYWLPFTLPSGELVPEIWERWLAHDPVRMVERGNHAEALRRLKLLYLDAGEKDEFALHLGARIFVERLKDLEIPYHYEEFSDGHFGINYRYKTSLELLAKALTGNP
- the rpmA gene encoding 50S ribosomal protein L27 — encoded protein: MAHKKGVGSSKNGRDSLSKRLGVKRFGGQLVTAGSILVRQRGTKFHPGRNVGLGGDDTLFSKIDGVVKFERKGRMKKLVSVYPPT
- a CDS encoding family 1 encapsulin nanocompartment shell protein — encoded protein: MDFLKRSLAPITEAAWEAIDDEARRVLSINLTARQVVDVAGPKGLDFAAVSLGRLEVPDKEAAAGVRYGIPQVQPLVELRASFELNIWELDNIERGAKDLDLSSLTEAARRLAHFEDQTVYCGFKPAKLPGLCEVSTHKPLSITNDARTYPERVSQAILLLRNAGVEGPYALVLGDAPYLALTAAGPNYPLLKTVEHLLDGPVIHTAVLKGGFLVSTRGGDLELTLGQDLAIGYETHDTKTVRLYLTESFTFQVLTPEAAVCLDLKEK